In the Neofelis nebulosa isolate mNeoNeb1 chromosome 11, mNeoNeb1.pri, whole genome shotgun sequence genome, one interval contains:
- the DSEL gene encoding dermatan-sulfate epimerase-like protein, translating into MALMFTGHVLFLALVMFAFSTFEESVSNYSDWAVFADDVDQFKTQKVQDFKPSQKLKKSMLHPSLYFDAGEIQAMRQKSRTSHLHLFRAIRSAVTVMLSNPTYYLPPPKHADFAAKWNEIYGNNLPPLALYCLLCPDDKVAFEFALEYMDRMVGYKDWLVENAPGDEVPVGHSLTGFATAFDFLYNLLDDHRRQKYLEKIGAVTEEMYEYSKVRSWGKQLLHNHQATNMIALLTGALVTGVEKGSKANIWKQVVVDVMEKTMFLLNHIVDGSLDEGVAYGSYTAKSVTQYVFLAQRHFSINNLDNNWLKMHFWFYYATLLPGFQRTVGIADSNYNWFYGPESQLVFLDKFILKNGAGNWLAQQIRRHRPKDGPMVPSTAQRWSTLHTEYIWYDPQLTPQPPAEYGTVKMHTFPNWGVVTYGAGLPNTQANTFVSFKSGKLGGRAVYDIVHFQPYSWIDGWRSFNPGHEHPDQNSFTFAPNGQVFVSEALYGPKLSHLNNVLVFAPSPTSQCNQPWEGQLGECGQWLRWTGEEVGDAAGEIITASQHGEMIFVSGEAVSAYSSAMKLKSVYRALLLLNSQTLLVVDHVERQDGSPINSVSAFFHNLDIDFKYIPYRFMNRYNGAMMDVWDAHYRMFWFDHHGNSPIASIQEAEQAAEFKKRWTQFVNVTFQMESTITRIAYVFYGPYVNVSSCRFVDNSNSGLQISLNVNNTEHVVSIVTDYHNLKTRFDYLGFGGFANVADQGQITRFGLGTQAIAKPIKQDRVIFPFGFKFNIAVGLILCISLVILTFQWRFYLSFRKLMRWILVLVVALWFIELLDVWSTCTQPICAKWARTEAEASPKPLSSEGPHTDLPSVVVTSLPGSGAEILKQLFFNSSDFLYIRVPTTYIDIPETEFEIDSFVDACEWKASDIHSVRFRLLRGWLQSLVQDTKLHLQNIHLHEPSRGKLAPYFTANKDKKRKLKRRESLPEQRSRMKGTFDRDAEYIRALRRHLVYYPSARPVLSLSSGSWTLKLHFFQEVLGASMRALYIVRDPRAWIYSMLYSSKPSLYSLKNVPEHLAKLFKIERGKGKCNLNSGYALEYESLRKELSKSQSNAVSLLSHLWLANTAAALRINTDLLPASYQLIKFEDIVHFPQKTTERIFAFLGIPLSPASLNQILFATSTNLFYLPYEGEISPTNTNVWKQNLPRDEIRLIENICWTLMERLGYPKFTD; encoded by the coding sequence ATGGCGTTGATGTTTACAGGACATGTCTTGTTTTTAGCATTAGTGATGTTTGCTTTCTCTACTTTTGAGGAATCTGTGAGCAATTACTCTGACTGGGCAGTTTTCGCAGATGATGTAGATCAGTTTAAGACACAGAAAGTACAAGATTTCAAGCCCAGTCAAAAGCTGAAGAAAAGTATGCTTCATCCCAGTTTGTATTTCGATGCTGGAGAAATCCAGGCCATGAGACAGAAGTCTCGTACAAGCCATTTGCATCTGTTTAGAGCTATCAGAAGTGCAGTAACAGTTATGCTGTCCAACCCCACATACTACCTACCTCCACCCAAGCATGCCGATTTTGCTGCCAAGTGGAATGAAATTTACGGTAACAATCTGCCTCCTTTAGCATTGTACTGTTTGTTGTGCCCAGACGACAAAGTTGCCTTTGAGTTTGCCTTGGAATACATGGACAGAATGGTTGGCTACAAAGACTGGCTAGTGGAGAATGCACCAGGGGATGAGGTGCCTGTCGGCCATTCCTTAACGGGTTTTGCCACTGCCTTTGACTTTTTATATAACTTATTGGATGACCATCGAAGACAAAAATACCTGGAAAAAATAGGGGCTGTTACCGAGGAGATGTATGAGTATTCCAAGGTCCGTTCGTGGGGCAAACAACTTCTCCATAATCACCAAGCTACTAATATGATAGCATTACTCACCGGGGCTTTGGTGACCGGGGTAGAGAAAGGATCTAAAGCAAACATATGGAAACAGGTCGTCGTAGATGTGATGGAAAAGACGATGTTCCTTTTGAATCATATTGTCGACGGTTCTTTGGATGAAGGTGTGGCCTATGGAAGCTACACGGCTAAATCGGTCACGCAGTACGTTTTTCTAGCCCAGCGCCATTTCAGTATCAACAACTTGGATAATAACTGGTTGAAAATGCACTTTTGGTTCTATTATGCCACCCTCTTACCAGGCTTCCAAAGAACTGTGGGTATTGCAGATTCCAATTATAATTGGTTTTatggtccagagagccagttagTTTTTTTGGATAAGTTTATCTTAAAGAATGGAGCTGGAAATTGGTTAGCTCAGCAAATTAGAAGGCACCGACCTAAAGATGGACCAATGGTCCCCTCCACTGCCCAGAGGTGGAGTACTCTTCACACCGAATACATCTGGTATGATCCCCAGCTCACCCCACAGCCTCCTGCTGAGTATGGCACTGTGAAAATGCACACGTTCCCTAACTGGGGTGTTGTCACTTATGGGGCTGGCTTGCCAAACACACAGGCCAATACCTTTGTGTCCTTTAAGTCCGGGAAGCTGGGGGGCCGAGCCGTGTACGACATAGTTCACTTTCAGCCATACTCCTGGATTGACGGGTGGAGAAGCTTTAACCCAGGGCATGAACATCCAGATCAGAACTCATTCACTTTTGCCCCAAATGGACAAGTGTTTGTTTCGGAAGCTCTCTACGGACCCAAGCTGAGCCACCTCAACAATGTGCTGGTATTCGCTCCATCACCGACGAGCCAGTGTAACCAGCCCTGGGAGGGTCAGCTGGGAGAGTGTGGCCAGTGGCTCCGGTGGACCGGTGAGGAGGTGGGTGACGCAGCGGGGGAAATCATTACTGCCTCCCAACATGGAGAAATGATATTTGTGAGTGGGGAAGCAGTGTCTGCTTACTCTTCAGCAATGAAGCTGAAGAGCGTGTATCGTGCTCTGCTTCTCTTAAATTCTCAAACGTTGCTCGTCGTTGATCACGTTGAGAGGCAGGACGGTTCCCCAATAAACTCTGTCAGTGCCTTCTTTCATAATCTGGACATTGATTTTAAGTACATCCCCTATAGGTTTATGAACAGGTATAATGGCGCCATGATGGATGTATGGGATGCACACTACAGAATGTTCTGGTTTGATCATCATGGCAATAGTCCCATTGCTAGTATACAAGAAGCAGAACAAGCTGCTGAATTTAAGAAACGGTGGACTCAATTTGTTAATGTTACGTTTCAGATGGAATCCACAATCACAAGAATCGCATATGTCTTTTATGGGCCATATGTCAATGTTTCCAGCTGCAGATTTGTTGATAATTCCAATTCTGGACTTCAGATCTCTCTCAATGTCAATAATACCGAACATGTTGTGTCCATTGTAACCGACTACCATAACCTGAAGACAAGATTTGATTACCTGGGTTTTGGTGGCTTTGCCAATGTGGCTGATCAGGGCCAAATAACCCGATTTGGTTTGGGCACCCAAGCGATAGCAAAGCCCATAAAACAAGATAGGGTTATTTTCCcctttggatttaaatttaatatagcAGTTGGGTTGATTTTGTGCATTAGCTTGGTGATTTTAACCTTTCAGTGGCGGTTTTACCTTTCTTTTAGAAAGCTAATGCGGTGGATCCTAGTCCTTGTTGTTGCCTTGTGGTTTATTGAGCTGCTGGATGTGTGGAGCACCTGCACGCAGCCCATCTGTGCAAAATGGGCAAGGACGGAGGCCGAGGCCAGCCCGAAGCCTTTGTCTTCAGAAGGGCCCCACACTGACCTTCCCAGTGTTGTCGTTACCTCACTTCCTGGTTCAGGAGCTGAAATCCTCAAACAACTTTTTTTCAACAGTAGTGATTTTCTCTACATCAGAGTTCCTACAACCTACATTGATATTCCTGAAACTGAATTTGAAATCGACTCGTTTGTAGATGCCTGTGAATGGAAGGCATCAGATATCCACAGTGTGCGTTTCCGTTTACTCCGCGGCTGGTTGCAGTCCTTAGTTCAAGACACAAAACTGCATTTGCAAAACATCCATCTGCATGAACCCAGTCGGGGTAAACTGGCCCCATACTTCACAGCaaataaggacaaaaaaagaaaactgaaaaggagGGAGTCTCTGCCCGAACAAAGAAGTAGAATGAAAGGCACCTTTGATAGAGATGCTGAATATATTAGGGCTTTAAGGAGACACCTGGTCTATTACCCAAGTGCACGTCCTGTGCTCAGCTTAAGCAGCGGGAGCTGGACCTTAAAGCTCCATTTTTTTCAAGAAGTCTTAGGAGCTTCTATGAGGGCATTGTACATAGTGAGGGACCCTCGGGCATGGATCTATTCAATGTTGTACAGTAGCAAACCCAGTCTCTACTCTTTGAAGAATGTACCAGAGCACTTAGCTAAACTGTTTAAGATAGAGAGAGGTAAAGGCAAATGTAACTTGAATTCAGGCTACGCTCTCGAATACGAGTCATTGAGGAAAGAATTATCAAAATCCCAGTCAAATGCAGTCTCCCTGTTGTCTCATTTGTGGCTCGCAAACACAGCAGCAGCACTCAGAATAAATACGGATTTGCTGCCCGCCAGCTACCAGCTGATCAAGTTTGAAGATATTGTACATTTTCCTCAGAAAACCACAGAAAGGATTTTTGCCTTTCTTGGAATACCTTTGTCTCCTGCTAGTTTAAACCAAATATTGTTTGCCACCTCCACAAACCTTTTCTATCTTCCCTATGAAGGGGAAATATCACCAACTAACACCAATGTTTGGAAACAAAACTTGCCTAGAGATGAAATTAGACTGATTGAGAACATCTGCTGGACACTGATGGAGCGTCTAGGATATCCAAAGTTTACGGACTGA